The following proteins come from a genomic window of Shinella zoogloeoides:
- a CDS encoding RES family NAD+ phosphorylase produces MRFSGALYRALNPIYAREPLSGRGAQLYGGRFNAKGTPALYMSLSVMTALREANQVGSLQPTTLVSYDADIERVFDGRDETALRAEGMDLSSLADPTWRDQMKATGEARTQAFARRLAAMGYHGLLVRSFAPGAGADDVNLVAWTWSATAPSRLTLIDDENRLSR; encoded by the coding sequence ATGCGTTTCAGCGGAGCCCTGTACCGGGCATTGAACCCCATCTATGCGCGCGAGCCCCTGTCCGGGCGCGGCGCGCAGCTCTATGGCGGACGCTTCAATGCGAAGGGCACGCCGGCACTCTATATGTCCCTGTCGGTCATGACGGCCTTGCGCGAGGCCAACCAGGTCGGGAGCTTGCAGCCGACGACCCTGGTCTCCTACGATGCCGATATCGAGCGCGTCTTCGACGGCCGGGATGAGACGGCGTTGCGTGCGGAAGGAATGGACCTGTCATCGCTCGCCGATCCGACCTGGCGCGACCAGATGAAAGCGACCGGCGAAGCCAGGACCCAGGCCTTCGCCCGGCGCCTTGCGGCCATGGGCTATCACGGTCTGCTCGTCAGGAGCTTCGCGCCGGGTGCCGGTGCTGATGACGTCAATCTCGTCGCGTGGACGTGGAGCGCGACGGCGCCGAGCCGCCTGACCTTGATCGACGACGAGAACCGGCTGTCGCGGTAG
- a CDS encoding MbcA/ParS/Xre antitoxin family protein, with product MGLAQYADNGLFSPRKIADALRTTSEEIARTAGLGKDAIQRKDRIRSDKTQRRLREMTEIVNKVEPRFGSALMAYAWYRSEPLPGFSGLTAMQLVREGRADDVLDYIDAVDAGVHA from the coding sequence ATGGGCCTCGCTCAATATGCAGATAACGGGCTCTTTTCGCCGCGCAAGATCGCGGATGCCCTGCGCACGACGAGCGAGGAGATCGCCCGGACCGCCGGCCTTGGAAAGGATGCGATCCAGCGCAAGGACCGCATCCGGTCCGACAAGACGCAGCGCCGCCTGCGTGAGATGACCGAGATCGTCAACAAGGTCGAGCCGCGTTTCGGATCAGCGCTGATGGCCTATGCCTGGTATCGCTCCGAGCCCCTGCCGGGCTTTTCCGGCCTGACGGCCATGCAGCTTGTAAGGGAGGGGCGCGCCGATGACGTGCTCGACTATATCGACGCGGTCGATGCCGGCGTTCACGCCTGA
- a CDS encoding iron ABC transporter ATP-binding protein, whose protein sequence is MIRVENAVKRYDETVVVDGVSLDLATGGVTAIIGPNGAGKSTLLSMISRLIGLDAGTVSVDGLDVTKTQGDVLARRLSILRQDNQMTARLTVGDLVAFGRYPHSRGRLNRDDARHIETALDYMELGTLRDRFLDELSGGQRQRAFVAMVLCQDTDYVLFDEPLNNLDIRHAVSMMRMIRRAADELGKTVVVVLHDINFASCHADRIVAMRGGRIFRQGTPEEIICPDVLEDLYGTRFEVTVTAGKRLANYYV, encoded by the coding sequence ATGATCCGCGTCGAGAATGCCGTCAAGCGCTATGACGAAACCGTCGTTGTCGATGGCGTGAGCCTGGACCTTGCCACGGGCGGCGTCACGGCGATCATCGGCCCCAACGGCGCGGGCAAGTCGACGCTGCTGTCGATGATCAGCCGCCTGATCGGCCTCGATGCCGGCACGGTGAGCGTCGATGGTCTCGACGTCACGAAGACGCAAGGCGACGTGCTTGCCCGGCGCCTCTCGATCCTGCGCCAGGACAACCAGATGACGGCGCGCCTGACGGTCGGCGATCTCGTCGCCTTCGGCCGCTATCCCCATTCGCGCGGCCGCCTCAACCGCGACGACGCGCGGCATATCGAGACCGCGCTCGACTACATGGAACTCGGCACATTGCGCGACCGTTTCCTCGACGAACTCTCCGGCGGCCAGCGCCAGCGCGCCTTCGTTGCCATGGTGCTCTGCCAGGACACCGACTACGTGCTCTTCGACGAGCCCCTCAACAATCTCGATATCCGCCATGCCGTCTCGATGATGCGCATGATCCGCCGCGCCGCCGACGAGCTTGGCAAGACCGTCGTCGTCGTGCTGCACGACATCAACTTCGCCTCCTGCCACGCCGACCGCATCGTCGCCATGCGCGGCGGCCGCATCTTCCGCCAGGGCACGCCGGAGGAGATCATTTGTCCCGACGTGCTGGAAGACCTCTACGGCACGAGGTTCGAGGTGACGGTCACAGCCGGGAAAAGGCTGGCCAACTATTATGTCTAG
- a CDS encoding iron chelate uptake ABC transporter family permease subunit, with the protein MQPRAVLLARSRRRLIVLAVVALAVCLLFMTLGAKGSWSFVLPFRGSKLAGMLLVAYAIAVSTVLFQTITNNRILTPSIMGFDALYALIQTVMVFFLGAQATSAIDPRLLFFVECGAMVLFSCLLYRWLFSGAVRSLHVLMLVGIIFGILFRSVSGFLQRVIDPNDFIVLQDRLFASFNSFDTRLLVLAALMIAAASLAAWRLFHAFDILALGRENAITLGVEHRRVTTQILILIAVLVSVSTALVGPVTFFGLLVASLAYQVMPLGLHRFTLPAAVLAAAISLVGGQLVLERLFAFDTAVGIVIEFAGGLVFLILLVRGKTR; encoded by the coding sequence GTGCAGCCTAGAGCCGTCCTTCTCGCCCGCTCCCGCCGCAGGCTGATCGTGCTTGCCGTCGTGGCGCTCGCCGTCTGTCTTCTCTTCATGACGCTCGGCGCAAAGGGAAGCTGGTCCTTCGTCCTGCCCTTCCGCGGCTCCAAGCTCGCCGGCATGCTGCTCGTCGCCTATGCGATCGCGGTCTCGACCGTGCTGTTCCAGACGATCACCAATAACCGCATCCTAACCCCCTCGATCATGGGCTTCGATGCGCTCTATGCGCTGATCCAGACGGTCATGGTCTTCTTCCTCGGCGCGCAGGCGACGAGCGCGATCGATCCACGGCTGCTCTTCTTCGTCGAGTGCGGCGCCATGGTGCTGTTTTCCTGCCTGCTCTATCGCTGGCTGTTTTCCGGCGCCGTGCGCAGCCTGCATGTTCTGATGCTGGTCGGCATCATCTTCGGCATCCTGTTCCGCAGCGTCTCGGGCTTCCTCCAGCGGGTGATCGACCCCAACGACTTCATCGTGCTGCAGGACCGGCTCTTCGCCAGCTTCAACAGCTTCGACACGCGCCTTCTGGTGCTCGCCGCCTTGATGATCGCCGCGGCGAGCCTTGCGGCGTGGCGCCTGTTCCACGCCTTCGACATTCTGGCGCTCGGCCGCGAAAACGCCATCACGCTCGGCGTCGAGCATCGCCGTGTGACGACGCAGATCCTCATCCTCATCGCCGTGCTCGTCTCGGTCTCGACGGCACTCGTCGGCCCCGTCACCTTCTTCGGCCTGCTGGTGGCAAGCCTTGCCTATCAGGTCATGCCGCTCGGCCTGCATCGCTTCACTCTGCCGGCGGCGGTGCTTGCCGCCGCCATCAGCCTCGTCGGCGGGCAGCTGGTGCTGGAACGCCTCTTCGCCTTCGACACCGCCGTCGGCATCGTTATCGAGTTCGCCGGCGGCCTCGTCTTCCTCATCCTGCTCGTAAGGGGAAAAACCCGATGA
- a CDS encoding ABC transporter permease, which yields MPVLKYIAALSALVLLSVASVFIGVSDLSLSGLFSGENATARLVLVEVRIPRTLALVFAGAGMAVCGTIMQMLARNRFVEPSTAGTVESAGLGILAVLLLAPELPVYMKMLVATAFALAGTSLFLLILTRIPLRSPLMVPLVGIMLGGIINAVTTFFAYRYDMLQSLGAWTTGDFSAVLRGRYELLWLSLGLTALAYAAADRFTVIGMGEAFATNLGVNYGRVVAFGLVIVSMVTAAVVVTVGMVPFLGLIVPNLVAMVMGDRLRRSLPWIAISGAGLVLACDMIGRLVIAPFEVPVGTVLGMLGSAFFLYLLLRRRSRAA from the coding sequence GTGCCCGTCTTGAAATACATCGCCGCCCTATCAGCCCTCGTCCTGCTTTCGGTTGCAAGCGTTTTCATCGGCGTGAGCGACCTTTCGCTGTCCGGCCTTTTCTCCGGCGAAAACGCCACGGCGCGGCTCGTCCTCGTCGAAGTGCGTATTCCGCGCACACTGGCGCTCGTCTTTGCCGGCGCGGGCATGGCGGTCTGCGGCACGATCATGCAGATGCTGGCGCGCAACCGGTTCGTCGAGCCGTCGACGGCCGGCACGGTCGAATCCGCTGGCCTCGGCATCCTCGCCGTGCTGCTCTTGGCACCAGAGCTGCCCGTCTACATGAAAATGCTCGTCGCGACGGCCTTTGCCCTCGCCGGCACCAGCCTTTTCCTTCTCATCCTAACGCGCATTCCGCTGCGCTCGCCGCTGATGGTGCCGCTGGTCGGCATCATGCTCGGCGGCATCATCAATGCCGTCACCACCTTCTTTGCCTATCGCTACGACATGCTGCAATCGCTGGGCGCCTGGACGACCGGCGACTTTTCCGCCGTGCTGCGCGGTCGCTACGAACTGCTCTGGCTCTCGCTCGGCCTGACGGCGCTCGCCTATGCCGCCGCCGACCGCTTCACCGTCATCGGCATGGGCGAGGCCTTCGCCACCAATCTCGGCGTCAACTACGGCCGCGTCGTCGCCTTCGGTCTCGTCATCGTCTCCATGGTGACGGCCGCCGTCGTGGTGACGGTCGGCATGGTGCCGTTTCTCGGCCTCATCGTGCCGAACCTCGTCGCCATGGTCATGGGCGACCGTTTGCGCCGCTCGCTGCCCTGGATCGCCATCAGCGGGGCCGGACTGGTGCTTGCCTGCGACATGATCGGCCGGCTCGTCATCGCCCCGTTCGAAGTGCCCGTCGGTACCGTTCTCGGCATGCTCGGCAGCGCCTTCTTCCTCTATCTCTTGCTGCGGAGACGTTCGCGTGCAGCCTAG
- a CDS encoding siderophore ABC transporter substrate-binding protein, with protein sequence MKFLKPASLFAALTLTATSLLGGAAFAADIVIKHKQGETTLAAKPEKVLVFDLASLDTLSALGVEVAGVPGGGKPDYLKGYNDEKYLKIGTLFEPDYEAVNAAEPDLIIVAGRSASKYPDLAKIAPTIDLSVDAKNYLAEAKGNVATLAGLFDKKAEGEALLAKLDSSVADLNTLAAGKGKGLLVLTTGGKMSAFGPGSRFGMLHSAYGITPAAQTEHVGNHGQAISFEYILETNPDWLFVIDRDAAIGREGTAAAQFLDNEVVRQTKAWQAGHVVYLDAAAWYLVGGGISSMQRTVDQLTTELSKD encoded by the coding sequence ATGAAGTTCCTCAAGCCCGCGTCGCTTTTCGCTGCGCTCACGCTCACCGCCACGTCCCTCCTCGGTGGCGCCGCCTTTGCTGCCGACATCGTCATCAAGCACAAGCAGGGCGAAACGACGCTTGCCGCCAAGCCCGAGAAGGTGCTGGTCTTCGATCTCGCCTCGCTCGATACGCTCTCCGCCCTCGGCGTCGAGGTCGCGGGCGTGCCCGGCGGCGGCAAGCCGGATTATCTGAAGGGCTACAACGACGAGAAATACCTGAAGATCGGCACGCTGTTCGAGCCGGACTACGAAGCGGTCAACGCCGCCGAGCCCGACCTCATCATCGTCGCCGGCCGCTCGGCCTCCAAATATCCCGATCTCGCCAAGATCGCGCCGACCATCGACCTCTCCGTCGATGCGAAGAACTATCTTGCCGAGGCAAAAGGCAACGTTGCGACGCTCGCCGGCCTCTTCGACAAGAAGGCGGAGGGCGAGGCGCTTCTCGCCAAGCTCGACAGCTCGGTCGCCGACCTCAACACGCTCGCGGCCGGCAAGGGCAAGGGCCTGCTGGTGCTGACGACCGGCGGCAAGATGAGCGCTTTCGGCCCCGGTTCGCGCTTCGGCATGCTGCACAGTGCCTACGGCATCACGCCCGCAGCTCAAACCGAGCATGTCGGCAACCATGGCCAGGCAATCTCCTTCGAATACATCCTGGAGACCAATCCGGACTGGCTCTTCGTGATCGACCGCGACGCCGCGATCGGCCGCGAAGGCACGGCAGCCGCCCAGTTCCTCGACAACGAGGTGGTGCGCCAGACCAAGGCCTGGCAGGCAGGCCACGTCGTCTATCTCGATGCGGCCGCCTGGTATCTCGTCGGCGGCGGCATCTCCTCGATGCAGCGCACGGTCGACCAACTCACCACCGAGCTTTCCAAGGATTGA
- a CDS encoding TonB-dependent receptor domain-containing protein, which yields MTGFAGRNTDRGQGPSTRRWGVALLAGTALVTPGIALAQEQADATVLEQVVVTAAGFEQSVKDAPASITVVTREELEKGSFRDLTDALREVQGVSVTGVANERDIYIRGLPGTYTLILVDGKRQSTRDARPNGSSGYEQSFIPPLSAIERIEVVKGPMSSLYGSDAMGGVINIITRKVADKWSGSITTEGTIQQHSKFGNSGKASWYVNGPLFEETLGLQLWGSGYRRSEDRIAGGAFGAKDFDLTGRLTWTPNEDHDIKLEAGRQRLRRGETIGKALETGDTEAFRLNSRDHWSLSHTGRWGPTTSDFSIQQEWGQRDSYSYNAAADRYILNPRRPEIRNTVIDGKFTTPFDLFGQHTLVTGGQYFEARLSDQNPGRRTGLTETFSATQWALFAEDEWRMVDDFALTTGLRIDHHERYGHHLSPRIYGVWNATSDLTIKGGISTGFRAPDIRQIAPGYAMTTGGGGCSYGPAGTCGVIIGDPDLKAESSTSYEFGAIWDNGDVVLSGTYFYTDFKDKIANALVLNPDGSIARWDEDSNYRLWYNYNVDDAVMQGVELAATWHAMPDLSLRASYTYTKSEQKTGSFAGFPLARTPEHTGNIRADWTTSVDGLTTWASANYHGSEIAAGARIGTNGTPVSINGQPGRKYDPYATLDLGLQYLVNDNVTLNAAVYNVFDKKVEPTDFNTLMEGRRFWISMKSEF from the coding sequence ATGACGGGCTTTGCAGGCAGGAATACCGATCGCGGCCAGGGGCCGAGCACGCGGCGCTGGGGCGTTGCCCTTCTAGCCGGCACGGCGCTGGTCACGCCCGGCATCGCGCTCGCGCAGGAACAGGCCGATGCAACGGTTCTCGAGCAGGTGGTCGTGACCGCCGCCGGTTTCGAGCAGAGCGTCAAGGACGCGCCGGCGAGCATCACCGTCGTTACCCGCGAGGAGCTGGAGAAGGGTTCGTTCCGCGACCTCACCGATGCGTTGCGCGAAGTACAGGGCGTCTCGGTCACCGGCGTGGCCAACGAGCGGGACATCTATATCCGCGGCCTGCCCGGCACCTATACGCTCATCCTCGTCGACGGCAAGCGGCAGAGCACCCGCGATGCGCGCCCGAACGGCAGCTCCGGCTACGAACAGAGCTTCATTCCACCACTGTCGGCCATCGAGCGCATCGAAGTGGTGAAGGGCCCGATGTCCTCGCTCTACGGCTCGGACGCCATGGGCGGCGTCATCAACATCATCACCCGCAAGGTTGCCGACAAATGGTCGGGCTCGATTACCACGGAAGGCACGATCCAGCAGCATTCCAAGTTCGGCAACAGCGGCAAGGCCTCCTGGTATGTCAACGGCCCGCTGTTCGAAGAGACCCTCGGCCTCCAGCTCTGGGGCAGCGGCTATCGCCGCTCAGAAGACCGGATCGCCGGCGGCGCGTTCGGCGCCAAGGACTTCGACCTCACCGGCCGCCTGACCTGGACGCCCAACGAGGACCACGACATCAAGCTCGAGGCGGGCCGCCAGCGTCTGCGCCGCGGCGAGACCATCGGCAAGGCGCTGGAAACCGGGGACACCGAGGCGTTCCGCCTCAATAGCCGCGATCACTGGTCGCTGTCGCATACCGGCCGCTGGGGACCGACGACCTCCGACTTCTCCATCCAGCAGGAATGGGGCCAGCGCGACAGCTACAGCTACAATGCCGCCGCCGACCGCTACATCCTCAATCCGCGCCGGCCGGAAATCCGCAACACGGTCATCGACGGCAAGTTCACCACCCCGTTCGACCTCTTCGGCCAGCACACGCTGGTCACCGGCGGCCAGTATTTCGAGGCGCGCCTCAGCGACCAGAACCCCGGCCGCCGCACCGGCCTGACCGAGACCTTCTCGGCAACGCAATGGGCGCTCTTCGCCGAAGACGAATGGCGCATGGTGGACGACTTCGCGCTGACCACCGGCCTGCGCATCGACCATCATGAACGGTACGGCCACCATCTCAGCCCACGCATCTACGGTGTCTGGAACGCGACGAGCGACCTGACGATCAAGGGCGGTATCTCGACCGGCTTCCGCGCACCGGATATTCGCCAGATCGCGCCCGGCTATGCCATGACCACAGGCGGCGGCGGCTGCTCGTACGGTCCTGCCGGCACGTGCGGCGTCATCATCGGCGACCCCGATCTCAAAGCCGAAAGCAGCACCAGCTACGAATTCGGCGCGATCTGGGACAATGGCGACGTCGTCCTCAGTGGCACCTATTTCTACACGGACTTCAAGGACAAGATCGCCAACGCGCTGGTGCTTAACCCCGACGGCTCGATCGCCCGCTGGGACGAGGATTCGAACTATCGCCTCTGGTACAACTACAATGTCGACGATGCGGTGATGCAGGGCGTCGAGCTGGCCGCCACATGGCACGCCATGCCGGACCTTTCGCTGCGCGCCAGCTACACCTATACCAAGTCCGAGCAGAAGACGGGCAGCTTCGCCGGCTTCCCGCTCGCCCGCACACCGGAGCATACGGGCAACATCCGCGCGGACTGGACGACCAGCGTCGACGGCCTGACCACCTGGGCCAGCGCCAATTACCACGGCTCGGAAATCGCCGCCGGCGCCCGTATCGGCACCAACGGCACGCCGGTGTCGATCAACGGCCAGCCGGGGCGCAAATACGATCCCTACGCCACGCTCGACCTCGGCCTCCAGTATCTCGTCAACGACAACGTGACGCTGAACGCGGCCGTCTACAACGTGTTCGACAAGAAGGTCGAGCCGACCGACTTCAACACGCTGATGGAAGGACGCCGCTTCTGGATCAGCATGAAATCGGAATTCTGA
- a CDS encoding glycosyl transferase family protein yields MRKEGGGVSDPAGRLDRPGQLRLLVVFDALLREGSVAKAAAGLGLQSPAVSRMLAQLRELYGDPLFTRTAKGLVPTRFAEGLRLRLRALAAETEQLVTAPMAAAPAARTTIDDDWIRPPLISAPPLAVRPSVLLQGQPTPDDFARKLARIGHNADPQRRLAKYIATSGSGVGRSRPLAREEAEDALAIILDGEADPVQVGALLATMQYRGVTAAEMAGFIEALRRHIGAYDVSDGHADLDWPAYLSPKLKTPPWFLHAARLVAMAGYRVLLHGHYGQGPDAGKLELAAETAGIPVCASLGEAKAALAAGSIAYLPIGGASTQIQRLFGLYSLLEMRLPLNAVVHLLNPLGAAASLLGVAMPSRRDMLRDTAMLLGARALSILGNNRDFAEFTPFRATTLFRLVDGEPMDTRIVARRAIATAPPPAAYTSREYWQAVWTGAARDEVAEAIVVDTAAAALLTIPTCPAATFEAARREAADLWQGRNSTNPR; encoded by the coding sequence GTGAGGAAGGAGGGCGGGGGCGTAAGCGATCCGGCGGGCAGACTCGACCGGCCGGGACAACTGCGTCTTCTCGTCGTCTTCGATGCGCTGCTGCGTGAGGGCAGCGTCGCTAAGGCTGCGGCCGGCCTCGGGCTGCAGAGCCCGGCGGTCAGCCGCATGCTCGCCCAGTTGCGCGAGCTCTACGGCGACCCGCTGTTTACCCGAACCGCCAAGGGGCTGGTCCCGACGCGCTTCGCCGAAGGTCTGCGGCTGCGTCTGCGGGCGCTTGCCGCCGAGACGGAGCAACTTGTGACCGCTCCGATGGCGGCGGCGCCGGCAGCGCGTACAACGATCGATGACGACTGGATCCGCCCGCCGCTGATATCCGCGCCGCCGCTCGCGGTCCGCCCGAGCGTGCTCTTGCAGGGGCAGCCGACGCCTGACGACTTCGCCCGCAAGCTCGCGCGCATCGGCCACAACGCGGATCCGCAACGGCGTCTTGCGAAGTATATAGCGACGTCCGGCAGCGGCGTCGGCCGGTCCCGCCCTCTGGCGCGCGAGGAGGCCGAAGACGCCCTGGCGATCATTCTGGACGGCGAAGCCGACCCTGTGCAGGTCGGCGCACTTCTGGCGACGATGCAGTATCGCGGCGTGACGGCGGCGGAGATGGCGGGTTTCATCGAGGCGCTGCGGCGCCACATCGGTGCTTACGACGTCTCCGACGGGCACGCGGACCTCGACTGGCCGGCCTACCTGTCACCGAAACTGAAAACCCCGCCCTGGTTCCTCCATGCCGCACGGCTGGTCGCAATGGCCGGTTACCGTGTCCTCCTGCACGGCCACTATGGGCAGGGGCCGGATGCCGGCAAGCTCGAGCTGGCGGCGGAAACGGCGGGCATTCCCGTTTGCGCATCGCTCGGCGAGGCGAAGGCGGCGCTCGCCGCCGGCTCGATTGCCTATCTGCCCATCGGCGGCGCCTCGACGCAGATACAGCGCCTTTTCGGCCTCTATTCTCTTCTTGAAATGCGGCTGCCGCTCAATGCCGTCGTCCACCTGCTCAATCCGTTGGGCGCAGCGGCCAGCCTGCTCGGCGTCGCCATGCCGTCGCGGCGCGATATGCTTCGGGACACGGCGATGCTGCTCGGCGCGCGCGCCCTTTCGATCCTCGGCAACAACCGCGATTTCGCCGAGTTCACCCCGTTCCGCGCGACGACGCTCTTCCGGCTGGTCGACGGCGAGCCGATGGACACGCGCATTGTCGCACGCAGGGCAATAGCAACCGCGCCGCCGCCGGCGGCCTATACGAGCCGCGAATATTGGCAGGCGGTATGGACCGGTGCGGCGCGCGATGAGGTCGCCGAGGCAATCGTGGTGGATACGGCGGCGGCCGCGCTGCTGACGATCCCGACATGCCCCGCCGCGACCTTTGAGGCGGCGAGAAGGGAAGCAGCAGACCTATGGCAGGGCCGGAATTCCACAAATCCGCGATAG
- a CDS encoding adenosylcobinamide amidohydrolase — translation MPAFTARWTPPFLVAEFSEPQNMLSWSLTRPGFVVARSVVWLEVRDGDLPVDVDPAELLHRRMNEAGHGEAVHLMTSRSLAQHDLASATAGAVTSSCLATVGLSNAGRVGEPFDGRAPVGTINLLAHVGTSLSEAACIEALSIAAEARTAAVMDLGLRRDGHIVTGTGTDCIVVASPRGNPAIPFAGLHTDAGISLGRAVYDAVRDGGLRWLAERAAAGAER, via the coding sequence ATGCCCGCGTTCACCGCCCGCTGGACACCTCCTTTCCTAGTCGCGGAATTTTCCGAGCCGCAGAACATGCTGAGCTGGTCGCTGACCCGACCCGGCTTCGTCGTTGCGCGGTCCGTCGTCTGGCTCGAGGTGCGGGACGGAGACCTGCCGGTGGACGTCGATCCCGCCGAACTCCTTCACCGGCGCATGAACGAAGCCGGCCATGGCGAGGCGGTGCACCTCATGACCTCGCGCAGCCTCGCCCAGCATGATCTGGCAAGCGCCACGGCCGGCGCCGTCACCTCCTCCTGCCTCGCCACCGTCGGCCTTTCCAATGCCGGCCGGGTCGGCGAACCCTTTGACGGGCGCGCGCCCGTCGGCACGATCAACCTTCTCGCCCATGTCGGAACATCCTTGTCCGAGGCGGCGTGCATCGAAGCGCTTTCGATCGCCGCCGAGGCCCGCACCGCAGCCGTCATGGACCTTGGGCTTCGTCGCGACGGCCATATCGTGACCGGCACCGGAACGGACTGCATCGTCGTCGCCTCGCCTCGCGGAAATCCCGCGATCCCCTTCGCTGGCCTCCATACCGATGCCGGCATCTCGCTCGGCCGCGCCGTCTACGACGCGGTCAGGGATGGAGGCCTGCGCTGGCTCGCGGAACGGGCGGCGGCTGGGGCAGAACGATGA
- a CDS encoding DUF6925 family protein → MADLRDILQSHLSDEKAGWSMGSFGAVAEFHQDKGEYLEADAPALFVRATRRGAIRLNAATVEKIEPVAYETLSPKPQRWSHALALCLPHRDAAGSRRSALTELGPDGDAVRPADRRAILFDMGLALAQCDFCIRTEDPDLLAILRENTGRSLFDPGNPAGGAILKAHPHRVALTRIGRIEVFQKIGGPDTGGVSPPGPHTHLLPQFLKAGRTHSANTPIPDHLVPLGYLHPANPVMDGMGADMEFDIDDHARFQSLYEQFARPDLPLLRKAVLEALGRKVEPHEFTVQSDRFGRAALRLTLRQQHRLAEKFAGGSYSDLVSRWREAFDKVSDTATADDDAPGH, encoded by the coding sequence ATGGCTGATCTCCGGGATATCCTGCAAAGTCATCTTTCCGACGAGAAGGCGGGCTGGAGCATGGGCTCCTTCGGCGCCGTCGCGGAATTCCACCAGGACAAGGGCGAGTATCTGGAGGCCGACGCGCCGGCGCTCTTCGTGCGGGCGACACGCCGCGGCGCGATCCGCCTCAATGCCGCGACGGTCGAGAAGATCGAGCCCGTCGCCTACGAGACGCTGAGCCCCAAGCCGCAGCGCTGGAGCCATGCGCTTGCGCTCTGCCTGCCTCACCGCGATGCCGCCGGAAGCAGGCGCAGCGCCCTTACCGAACTCGGCCCAGATGGGGACGCCGTGCGCCCGGCCGACCGCAGGGCGATACTCTTCGACATGGGCCTTGCTCTCGCGCAATGCGACTTCTGCATCCGCACCGAGGACCCGGACCTCCTCGCCATCCTTCGGGAAAATACCGGGCGCAGCCTGTTCGATCCGGGCAATCCGGCCGGCGGCGCCATCCTGAAGGCCCACCCGCACCGCGTTGCGCTGACGCGCATCGGACGTATCGAGGTCTTCCAGAAGATCGGCGGGCCGGATACCGGCGGCGTCTCGCCGCCCGGTCCGCACACCCATCTCCTGCCCCAGTTCCTGAAGGCAGGGCGCACGCATTCGGCCAATACGCCGATCCCGGACCATCTGGTTCCGCTCGGCTACCTTCATCCGGCGAACCCCGTCATGGACGGCATGGGGGCCGACATGGAATTCGACATCGACGACCACGCGCGGTTCCAGAGCCTTTACGAACAGTTCGCCCGCCCCGACCTGCCGCTGCTGCGCAAGGCCGTGCTGGAGGCGCTGGGCAGGAAGGTCGAACCGCATGAATTCACGGTGCAGTCCGATCGCTTCGGCCGGGCGGCATTGCGCCTGACGCTTCGCCAGCAGCATCGCCTCGCCGAAAAGTTCGCCGGCGGCAGCTACAGCGATCTGGTGTCCCGCTGGCGGGAGGCCTTCGACAAAGTCTCCGATACCGCGACGGCCGACGACGACGCGCCCGGTCACTAG
- a CDS encoding ABC transporter ATP-binding protein — protein MSVLTIEDLSATLAGKQVVKSVSLTVGKGSFTGLIGPNGAGKSTFLRACLGLVPASGVVRFDGVDLSALKASERARHVAYLPQERETAWAMSVEAVVTLGRLPHHARFSAPSERDRAATEAALVRMDLSAFRHRAVTSLSGGERARVLIARALAQDTPVLLADEPLAGLDPQHQIALMRLFRELAAEGRIVIASMHDLTLAARWCDRLLLLHGGRAHAEGRPEAVLTAETLEDVYTVEAFIGTAAGGLIVQPVDLPQKKDENGHG, from the coding sequence GTGAGCGTTCTCACCATCGAAGACCTGTCGGCCACGCTCGCCGGCAAGCAAGTCGTGAAGAGCGTGTCGCTCACGGTCGGCAAGGGAAGCTTCACCGGCCTCATCGGCCCGAACGGTGCCGGCAAATCGACCTTTCTGCGCGCCTGCCTCGGCCTTGTCCCTGCCAGTGGCGTGGTCCGCTTCGACGGCGTCGATCTCTCCGCTCTCAAGGCATCCGAGCGCGCACGCCACGTCGCCTATCTGCCGCAGGAGCGGGAGACCGCCTGGGCGATGAGCGTCGAAGCCGTGGTGACGCTCGGCCGGCTGCCGCATCACGCACGCTTTTCCGCGCCCTCGGAGCGCGACCGGGCGGCGACGGAGGCCGCGCTGGTGCGCATGGACCTTTCCGCCTTCCGCCACCGTGCCGTCACCAGCCTTTCTGGCGGCGAGCGGGCGCGGGTCCTCATCGCCCGGGCGCTCGCGCAGGATACACCGGTGCTTCTGGCCGACGAGCCGCTGGCCGGCCTCGACCCACAGCACCAGATCGCGCTCATGCGGCTCTTCCGGGAGCTGGCGGCAGAGGGCCGGATTGTCATTGCCTCCATGCACGACCTGACGCTCGCCGCGCGCTGGTGCGACCGGCTGCTCCTGCTGCACGGCGGCCGCGCCCATGCTGAGGGCCGGCCGGAGGCCGTGCTGACCGCCGAAACACTTGAAGACGTCTACACGGTCGAGGCGTTCATCGGCACCGCCGCGGGCGGCCTGATCGTGCAGCCGGTCGACCTGCCACAGAAGAAGGATGAAAACGGCCATGGCTGA